The genomic segment CGCAAGCAATAATTTTGTTTGTTACCGGGTCAAAGTTAATTCCCCAGTTACGTGTCCCGTTGACGCTTTGCAAATTCGCCAAAAAATTGGGTTGAGCGTACAAATTCTTTTGTTCCACGGTTGCCATGCGCCGCAGCTGAATGGAGTTGTTGCCAACGTAGGTAACTAATGGCTGAAGATTTGTAAATAGCGCAGAAAAAGATGGACTATTCTGTAAGTCTGAAAAAGCCTGAGTGTAAGCGAATTTACACTGCATTGCCGATTCAAAACTGCGCTTATTTGCAATAAATATAAGCGCATCTTTGCAAAAAAAATCGAAATTACGCTCAATGGAAAATCCGTTATCCTCGGCGGCAGAGAGTTCACCGTCTGAAAAAATTATATTTATGAATTTCTTTGGATATGATGTTTTCCATGATGCGGTTGATCGTTTTATGGCATAAACCGTTTCGCCATTATTCGAAAATTTGACTAGGTATCCATCGGCCCCTTTTAAATCTTTAATTCCCTTTGCATGGCACTCAGGTTCAGGTCGATCGACTTGCGCTTTCAGAAATTCAAAATCTGTTCCTTGCTGAGAAGTGGCTAGGCAGCTATTTTCGTTCGTTTGAGACAAATAAGAGTAAGGCAAAAACTCAGTAATTCTTTTCATCTCCGACTGAATGAGTTCCTTCAACGTATTGGTCAGGGCGTCATCGGTCGGAACATAATGAGCCAGATATTTCTTGCTGGTCGTACTTTTTTTGAATACCCACAAGTGGGCAGTAGCTTGTGCGAAATCGAAGGTGCGCAGTGAGTTAAATTCGTTTGACATAACTAGTCTCGTGTAATGTAAAAATCCTGGATGGTTTGAGCCTTCTGTGCGCCTGGAATCAACAAACCTTGCTTCAATATTCGAACTACTCGTGTAGTGCCATTTATGGAAATGGTCGCTTCATGCAGACGCCAATTGAACATCAGCAGAAGTGGATTCATGATGATTTGCCCTGATTTGTAAGTGATTGCAAACATCCACAATAAGAACACAGCAAATCCCAGTAATTTTTCTCGCTCGTTATAGCTGATCCCCATGAAAGAAACGACATAAGGAAATACGTAATTTATTAAATCGCTTGGCGTTGATTTTACGGCTACAACTTCGATGTTGTGGGGGTATGATATTTTTTT from the Collimonas arenae genome contains:
- a CDS encoding DUF4868 domain-containing protein gives rise to the protein MSNEFNSLRTFDFAQATAHLWVFKKSTTSKKYLAHYVPTDDALTNTLKELIQSEMKRITEFLPYSYLSQTNENSCLATSQQGTDFEFLKAQVDRPEPECHAKGIKDLKGADGYLVKFSNNGETVYAIKRSTASWKTSYPKKFINIIFSDGELSAAEDNGFSIERNFDFFCKDALIFIANKRSFESAMQCKFAYTQAFSDLQNSPSFSALFTNLQPLVTYVGNNSIQLRRMATVEQKNLYAQPNFLANLQSVNGTRNWGINFDPVTNKIIACDLTAKTILQVLLDHRLMSEVTDNIYDVPDATQI